In Paenibacillus guangzhouensis, a single window of DNA contains:
- a CDS encoding carbohydrate deacetylase, with product MTKYVIINADDFGLSQGVNRGIIDAHQAGIVTSTSLIVNKPGLKDAVALAKRNPRLGVGLHFNLSDGKPISPPFRIPSLVNIYGSFHNQSHQWHEEDVERELHAQWELMQRKGLSPTHIDSHMHIHMDFLPVYHAIAKLAFRELVPVRFDLRHERVTPPVPVKTTDTLIRDKFHEPDSVMRLIRHIQWIQDGTTEIMCHPGYVDEDLQKHSTMIGEREAELAHLTHRDIGTVIRAYGLHLIHYGQLPDPPTFHMPPPEPDPTSEPVPELLPDPLPEQNSILTHATVHPKRRSSRTGARLIRKKARRFKARTKRKKRRRSRRVY from the coding sequence ATGACCAAATATGTCATTATTAACGCAGACGATTTTGGACTTTCACAAGGCGTAAACCGCGGAATAATCGATGCCCATCAGGCCGGTATTGTCACAAGTACATCCCTCATCGTGAACAAACCCGGATTGAAGGATGCCGTCGCGCTGGCCAAACGTAACCCCCGGCTCGGTGTAGGCCTCCATTTCAACCTATCGGATGGCAAGCCGATCTCTCCGCCATTTCGAATTCCCTCACTTGTGAATATATATGGTTCTTTCCACAATCAGAGTCACCAATGGCATGAAGAAGACGTGGAACGAGAGCTTCATGCCCAGTGGGAGCTCATGCAGCGTAAGGGCCTCAGTCCTACACATATTGATTCGCATATGCACATCCATATGGATTTCCTTCCCGTCTACCATGCGATTGCTAAGCTGGCATTTCGTGAACTGGTTCCCGTTCGGTTCGATTTGAGACATGAGCGGGTCACACCGCCGGTACCGGTCAAAACGACAGACACACTCATCCGCGACAAATTTCACGAACCGGATAGCGTCATGCGCCTTATCCGTCATATACAGTGGATTCAAGATGGAACGACGGAGATCATGTGCCACCCAGGCTACGTTGATGAAGATTTGCAGAAGCACAGCACCATGATTGGCGAGCGTGAAGCGGAACTCGCTCACCTCACGCACCGAGATATCGGAACCGTTATTCGTGCCTACGGTCTACACCTTATCCACTATGGACAATTGCCTGATCCTCCCACATTCCATATGCCGCCACCAGAGCCGGATCCAACGTCCGAGCCAGTGCCCGAGCTCCTGCCAGATCCTCTACCGGAACAGAATAGTATCCTAACCCACGCCACTGTCCACCCCAAACGCCGCTCTTCGCGCACGGGGGCTCGCTTGATTCGCAAGAAGGCGCGACGTTTCAAAGCACGCACCAAGAGGAAGAAACGGCGGCGTTCCCGACGAGTCTATTAA
- a CDS encoding alpha/beta hydrolase, with protein MNELKEDEMMMGIRVIVAAVIAAALLFTGVGNYFYNFAIRRSKKEFLEKNTDLADLPGKPWKDRSEWMEAQSYETLHMTSKDGIQLTGYYLAAPEPTNNLVILVHGYTGKGKDMACFAELYREQFGYHVLMPDLRGHGESGGNYIGFGWHDRRDVLRWIDLMLERHGSQVKIVLHGVSMGGGTVLMTSGESLPDQVKCIVSDCAYSSVKDILSYQLKQMFKLPAFPLIHVTSLICKLRANYFFGEASAIDQVKKTKKPVLFIHGGKDDFVPTFMIYPLYAACNSEKRMFLVPDAGHGNAYWTDVEGYTEQVQAFVRKYVQLQGPMNA; from the coding sequence ATGAACGAATTGAAGGAAGATGAGATGATGATGGGCATTCGTGTGATCGTTGCGGCAGTGATTGCAGCAGCCCTTTTATTTACGGGAGTTGGCAATTATTTCTACAATTTCGCTATACGTCGCAGTAAGAAGGAATTCCTGGAGAAGAATACAGATTTAGCGGATCTTCCGGGCAAACCGTGGAAGGACCGTTCGGAATGGATGGAGGCACAGTCTTACGAGACGCTTCATATGACATCGAAAGATGGCATTCAGTTGACAGGTTATTACCTGGCCGCGCCGGAGCCGACGAACAATCTCGTGATTCTGGTTCACGGCTACACAGGCAAAGGCAAGGATATGGCATGCTTCGCTGAACTCTACCGCGAACAGTTCGGATACCATGTACTCATGCCGGATCTGAGAGGCCATGGCGAGAGCGGCGGGAATTACATCGGGTTTGGCTGGCATGACCGGCGTGACGTCCTGCGATGGATTGATCTGATGCTGGAGCGGCATGGCTCGCAGGTGAAAATCGTGCTGCACGGCGTCTCGATGGGAGGCGGAACCGTGCTGATGACGAGCGGTGAATCGTTGCCTGATCAGGTAAAATGCATCGTATCTGATTGTGCCTACAGCTCCGTTAAAGATATTCTTTCCTATCAACTGAAGCAAATGTTCAAGCTGCCTGCGTTCCCGTTGATCCATGTAACCAGCCTAATCTGTAAGCTGAGAGCGAACTATTTCTTCGGTGAAGCGTCCGCGATAGACCAAGTGAAGAAGACAAAGAAGCCTGTCCTATTCATTCATGGGGGGAAAGACGACTTCGTCCCGACCTTCATGATCTACCCGCTCTATGCGGCATGCAACAGCGAGAAACGGATGTTCCTGGTGCCTGATGCGGGACATGGGAATGCGTATTGGACGGATGTGGAAGGTTATACGGAGCAGGTACAGGCATTTGTTCGCAAGTATGTGCAACTTCAAGGCCCGATGAACGCTTAG
- a CDS encoding D-arabinono-1,4-lactone oxidase: MFSVDLKTRNTRVWRNWSGLVRSVPQSIVSPSSVEEVVAVVRACAAEGRKVRVVGSGHSFTKLVQTDDVLVSLDRMQGVIAVDQARGIAEVWGGTKLDRLGEELHAHGVAQENLGDINAQSIAGAISTGTHGTGERLGSIATQAVSITVVTAAGEILECTPEQHEELFRAMQVSLGMFGIIVKLKLRVIPSYALRYRSSKMSFSACLNQLDQFKRENRHFEFYWFPYTDVAQVKLTNMTDEVPGTPSRWSYWKVMLMENALFWVLSECCRFIPRLCKPISRLSAAGVPNVQEVGYSHRIFATPRLVRFNEMEYSIPADRMKLVLEEIRDAVDQHRYAVHFPIECRYVRGDDLWLSPANGRDSAYIAVHMYRGMAYTAYFAKVEEICRRHGGRPHWGKMHTMQAEQFRAVYPKWEAFMALRAQLDPEGMFLNPYLAEMIAQQDRVKEAAALS, from the coding sequence ATGTTTTCTGTAGATTTGAAGACGCGTAATACAAGGGTATGGCGGAACTGGTCAGGTCTCGTGCGCAGTGTGCCGCAGAGTATCGTATCTCCGTCAAGCGTGGAAGAAGTGGTCGCTGTCGTTAGAGCATGCGCGGCGGAAGGCAGGAAGGTGCGCGTCGTTGGCTCAGGGCATTCGTTCACGAAGCTGGTTCAGACCGATGACGTGCTGGTCTCGCTAGATCGGATGCAAGGCGTCATCGCCGTAGATCAGGCTCGGGGCATTGCCGAGGTCTGGGGCGGCACGAAGCTGGATCGTCTCGGTGAAGAGCTGCATGCCCATGGGGTCGCACAGGAGAATCTTGGCGATATTAATGCCCAATCCATTGCGGGAGCGATTAGTACGGGTACGCATGGGACGGGAGAGCGACTAGGAAGCATAGCGACCCAAGCGGTTAGTATAACCGTCGTGACAGCGGCGGGGGAGATTCTTGAGTGTACACCGGAGCAGCACGAGGAGTTGTTTCGTGCGATGCAGGTGTCGCTCGGGATGTTCGGCATCATTGTGAAGCTGAAGCTGCGCGTTATTCCATCGTATGCGCTTCGTTATCGGAGCAGCAAAATGTCTTTCTCGGCCTGCTTGAACCAGCTGGATCAGTTCAAACGCGAGAATCGCCATTTCGAGTTCTACTGGTTCCCGTATACGGATGTGGCCCAAGTGAAGCTGACGAACATGACGGACGAAGTTCCCGGAACGCCAAGCCGGTGGAGCTATTGGAAAGTAATGCTGATGGAGAATGCGTTGTTTTGGGTTCTATCCGAATGCTGCCGCTTCATTCCCCGCCTATGTAAGCCGATAAGTCGATTATCTGCTGCGGGGGTACCGAATGTGCAGGAAGTGGGTTACAGCCACCGTATTTTCGCGACGCCAAGGCTTGTGCGATTCAATGAAATGGAATATAGCATCCCTGCGGATCGCATGAAGCTGGTACTAGAGGAAATACGCGATGCTGTAGATCAGCACCGATATGCTGTTCATTTTCCGATCGAATGCCGATATGTACGAGGAGATGATTTGTGGCTAAGTCCGGCGAACGGTCGTGACTCCGCATATATTGCAGTACATATGTACCGAGGGATGGCGTATACAGCCTATTTTGCAAAAGTTGAGGAGATTTGCAGACGGCATGGCGGAAGACCGCACTGGGGCAAGATGCATACGATGCAGGCGGAGCAGTTCCGTGCCGTGTATCCGAAGTGGGAAGCCTTCATGGCATTGCGTGCGCAGCTTGATCCCGAAGGCATGTTCTTGAATCCTTATTTGGCGGAGATGATTGCGCAGCAAGATCGCGTGAAGGAAGCGGCGGCATTGTCTTAG
- a CDS encoding amino acid deaminase/aldolase, whose protein sequence is MPFAFVDLDLLQENIQRILVRSNGKNIRVASKSIRSVDVLRRIFAANVQFQGVMCFTVPEAIYLAQQGFTDLLLGYPAADPRLLESVAMHQREGRSITLMVDCEAHVEQAEAAAAKYGVRLPLCVDIDMSIDVPGLHFGVWRSPIRRAIDALSLAQRIAGSKHVVLDGLMGYEAQVAGVGDHVPGQALKNAIVRRLKRRSIREAAARRAELVSAIERLDLPPLRFVNAGGTGSLHTSSMEPAVTEVTAGSGFYAPGLFDHYRDFTLFPAAGFAIEIVRQPRDDLYTCLGGGYTASGAAGSDKLPRPYLPQGARLLAMEGAGEVQTPIRYNGPEELEIGDPIFMRHSKAGELCERFTQLYYISNGSIVGEATTYRGDGQCFL, encoded by the coding sequence ATGCCATTTGCTTTCGTGGATCTCGATTTATTACAGGAAAATATACAGCGCATCCTCGTGCGGTCCAATGGCAAGAACATTCGAGTTGCGAGCAAATCGATCCGTTCTGTCGATGTGCTCCGGCGCATTTTCGCTGCGAATGTGCAGTTCCAAGGCGTGATGTGCTTCACGGTGCCCGAAGCCATCTATCTTGCGCAGCAAGGCTTCACCGACTTGCTGCTGGGTTATCCTGCGGCGGACCCGCGCCTGCTGGAGTCCGTCGCCATGCATCAGCGTGAAGGGCGCAGCATCACGCTGATGGTCGACTGCGAGGCGCATGTCGAGCAGGCGGAAGCGGCAGCAGCGAAGTACGGCGTACGGCTGCCGCTCTGCGTGGACATCGATATGTCGATCGATGTCCCGGGGCTGCACTTCGGCGTATGGCGCTCGCCAATACGCCGGGCGATTGATGCGCTCAGCCTCGCCCAGCGCATCGCAGGCTCGAAGCACGTCGTGCTCGACGGGCTTATGGGCTACGAAGCGCAGGTGGCTGGCGTGGGCGACCACGTGCCGGGCCAAGCGCTCAAGAACGCGATCGTGCGGCGGCTGAAGCGCCGCTCGATCCGCGAAGCTGCTGCCCGGCGGGCGGAGCTGGTCTCGGCGATCGAACGCCTCGATCTCCCGCCGCTGCGGTTCGTCAATGCAGGCGGCACAGGCAGCCTGCATACGAGCAGCATGGAGCCGGCCGTCACCGAAGTCACGGCTGGCTCCGGGTTCTATGCGCCCGGTCTGTTCGATCACTACCGGGACTTCACCCTCTTCCCCGCCGCAGGGTTCGCGATCGAGATCGTACGCCAGCCGCGTGACGATCTCTACACCTGCTTGGGCGGCGGGTACACCGCTTCGGGCGCGGCAGGCAGCGATAAGCTGCCGCGGCCGTATTTGCCGCAAGGCGCGAGGCTCCTTGCGATGGAAGGCGCCGGTGAAGTCCAGACGCCGATCCGGTACAACGGACCGGAGGAGCTGGAGATCGGCGACCCGATCTTCATGCGCCACAGCAAGGCAGGTGAACTCTGCGAACGATTTACGCAGCTCTACTATATTTCAAACGGCAGTATTGTTGGCGAAGCCACGACATATCGGGGGGACGGTCAATGTTTTCTGTAG
- a CDS encoding aldehyde dehydrogenase family protein: protein MRALKAMNPATGEEGEIIQTIEPYQVEEVMEAAWDAFEDWSSKSVQERVSILRTLRIYISDHADEIAQSVSWSTGKPKLEALTNEVLVLLDWIHHTERTAVKELKTRKVKTPITLIGKRSYIAYEPRGVVLVISPWNYPFYLAMVPVLSALMAGNAVIIKPSEVTPAIGQLMERIFTAIGFPKGLIQVVQGDGAIGAALVAASPNYVFFTGSVATGKKIQVEAAKRLIPTTLELGGKDPMIVFEDAHLERTVRGAVWGSLANSGQVCMSIERIYVERPIYDKFIARLKRELESLKQNEREDTDLGSMTFAKQIDIVRGQIDDALEQGAVVEFGERPVEWKMKKSMHLRPIVLTHVRHSMRVMQEETFGPVLCIMPFDTEEEVIELANSTTYGLNASVWTNNLERGKRVAKALHSGAVCINDVNVSVANPNLPFGGVKDSGIGRSHGSLGLQMFCHEKSIIEDPGRNKGELHWYPYVGKYPLFLRLIQGLYGRNRNYVQFIRAFLSLAKKSR, encoded by the coding sequence ATGCGCGCGTTAAAAGCAATGAACCCAGCTACAGGTGAGGAAGGAGAAATAATACAGACGATTGAGCCTTATCAAGTGGAAGAAGTTATGGAGGCGGCTTGGGATGCTTTTGAGGACTGGAGCAGCAAATCGGTCCAAGAACGCGTGTCCATCTTGCGTACCCTCCGCATTTATATATCCGATCATGCCGATGAGATTGCACAGTCAGTGTCTTGGAGCACGGGCAAACCGAAGCTCGAAGCGCTGACGAATGAAGTGCTTGTCCTCCTGGATTGGATTCATCATACGGAACGAACAGCGGTTAAGGAGCTGAAGACCCGCAAGGTCAAGACGCCGATCACGTTGATTGGCAAACGATCCTATATTGCGTATGAGCCGCGAGGGGTCGTGCTCGTGATTTCCCCATGGAACTATCCGTTCTATCTTGCGATGGTGCCTGTCCTCAGTGCACTGATGGCTGGAAACGCGGTCATCATTAAGCCTTCGGAAGTGACGCCGGCGATCGGCCAACTGATGGAGCGGATTTTCACGGCGATCGGCTTCCCTAAGGGGCTTATTCAAGTGGTTCAAGGCGACGGCGCGATCGGTGCGGCGCTGGTGGCAGCGAGTCCGAACTATGTCTTCTTCACGGGCTCGGTTGCGACAGGCAAGAAGATTCAAGTCGAAGCGGCCAAACGGCTCATTCCGACGACACTGGAGCTCGGCGGCAAAGATCCGATGATTGTCTTCGAAGATGCCCATCTGGAGCGTACGGTACGCGGTGCCGTATGGGGATCGCTTGCGAATAGCGGACAGGTCTGCATGTCCATTGAGCGGATTTATGTCGAACGGCCCATCTATGATAAGTTCATCGCGCGGCTCAAACGGGAGCTCGAATCCTTGAAGCAAAACGAGCGCGAAGATACGGACCTTGGATCCATGACGTTTGCGAAGCAGATCGACATTGTGCGCGGGCAGATTGATGATGCGCTCGAGCAAGGGGCTGTGGTTGAATTCGGCGAACGACCTGTCGAATGGAAGATGAAGAAGTCGATGCATCTTCGTCCCATCGTGCTTACGCATGTCCGTCATAGTATGCGCGTGATGCAGGAGGAGACATTCGGCCCTGTACTCTGTATTATGCCCTTCGATACGGAAGAGGAAGTCATTGAGCTTGCGAACAGTACGACCTATGGGCTGAACGCAAGTGTCTGGACGAACAATCTGGAGCGGGGAAAGCGTGTTGCCAAAGCGCTTCATTCGGGTGCGGTCTGCATCAACGATGTCAATGTCAGCGTAGCCAATCCCAATTTACCATTTGGCGGCGTCAAAGATAGCGGTATTGGACGCTCGCACGGCTCGCTGGGACTCCAAATGTTCTGTCATGAAAAGTCGATCATCGAGGATCCAGGCCGGAATAAGGGAGAGCTGCATTGGTATCCCTATGTGG
- the ytxJ gene encoding bacillithiol system redox-active protein YtxJ has protein sequence MNWKEITTESEWNDVLQRSAERGQLIIKHSTTCPVSANALREFDEYIAGQPNQDVDYTLVKVIESRPVSNQIAEDLGVKHESPQVIFIKNKEKYWTTSHWSVTKEHITAVLD, from the coding sequence ATGAACTGGAAAGAAATCACGACAGAGAGCGAATGGAATGATGTATTGCAACGCTCCGCCGAGCGCGGTCAGCTCATTATTAAGCACAGCACCACCTGTCCAGTAAGCGCGAATGCGCTGCGGGAGTTCGACGAATATATCGCAGGCCAGCCGAACCAAGACGTGGACTATACCCTTGTCAAAGTGATCGAGAGCCGTCCGGTATCGAATCAAATCGCCGAAGACTTAGGGGTGAAGCACGAATCCCCTCAAGTTATTTTCATCAAAAACAAAGAAAAATATTGGACGACCTCGCACTGGTCCGTAACCAAAGAACATATTACAGCTGTGCTTGACTAA